The following proteins are co-located in the Peromyscus eremicus chromosome 13, PerEre_H2_v1, whole genome shotgun sequence genome:
- the Nmur1 gene encoding neuromedin-U receptor 1 translates to MQMTPPCLNCSVFPGELSPNGSGSPMFCSGSEVNGSFDPEDLNLTDEALRLKYLGPQQLELFVPICAMYLLIFVVGTVGNVLTCTVILHHKAMKTPTNFYLLSLAVSDLLVLLVGLPLELYEMRHNYPFQLGASGCYFRILLFETVCLASVLNVTALSVERYVAVVHPLQAKSVMTRAHVRRMLGAIWVLAVLFSLPNTSLHGLKQLYVPCRGLVPDSAVCTLVRPRVFYNLVIQTTTLLFFGLPMVVISVLYLLIGLRLRRERMLLQEEVKGRKSATARKTCSRRPQLRDRGRRRRQVTKMLFALVVVFAICWAPFHADRLMWSLVSHWTESLLLAFQLVHVVSGVFFYLGSAVNPVLYSLMSSRFRENFRQALGLETQCHRRQRRCHGSHNLSRLTTGSTLYDLGSRNSRAGPLTENGDPGFQQETDLS, encoded by the exons ATGCAGATG actcctccctgcctcaaTTGTTCCGTCTTTCCTGGAGAGCTGTCCCCAAATGGTTCAGGGAGCCCCATGTTCTGCAGTGGCAGTGAGGTCAATGGAAGCTTTGACCCTGAGGACTTGAACCTGACTGACGAGGCCCTGAGGTTGAAGTACTTGGGCCCACAGCAGTTAGAGCTGTTTGTGCCCATCTGTGCCATGTACCTGTTGATCTTCGTGGTGGGCACCGTGGGCAATGTGCTGACCTGCACCGTCATCCTGCACCACAAGGCCATGAAAACACCCACCAACTTCTACCTCCTCAGCCTTGCTGTGTCTGATTTGCTGGTGCTTCTGGTGGGCCTGCCCCTGGAGCTGTACGAGATGCGGCACAATTACCCGTTCCAGCTGGGGGCCAGTGGCTGCTACTTCCGAATACTGCTCTTCGAGACCGTCTGTCTAGCTTCAGTGCTCAATGTCACAGCCCTGAGTGTGGAGCGCTATGTGGCCGTGGTGCATCCTCTCCAAGCCAAGTCTGTGATGACACGGGCCCACGTGCGCCGCATGCTGGGGGCCATCTGGGTCCTTGCTGTGCTTTTCTCTCTGCCGAACACCAGCCTACACGGCCTCAAGCAGCTATATGTGCCCTGTCGGGGTCTGGTGCCTGACTCAGCTGTGTGTACTTTGGTGCGTCCCCGAGTCTTCTACAACCTGGTGATACAGACCACCACACTGCTCTTCTTCGGCCTGCCCATGGTTGTCATCAGTGTGCTGTACCTGCTCATTGGGCTGCGCCTGCGCCGGGAAAGGATGCTGCTCCAAGAGGAGGTCAAAGGCAGGAAAAGTGCAACGGCCCGGAAGACCTGTAGCAGAAGGCCTCAACTTCGAGATAGGGGACGGAGACGGAGACAGGTGACCAAGATGCTGT TTGCGCTGGTTGTGGTGTTTGCCATCTGCTGGGCTCCGTTCCATGCAGACCGCCTCATGTGGAGCTTGGTGTCCCACTGGACCGAGAGCCTGCTCCTGGCCTTCCAACTTGTGCACGTTGTATCTGGTGTCTTCTTCTACCTCGGCTCGGCAGTCAACCCAGTGCTCTACAGCCTCATGTCCAGTCGCTTCCGGGAGAACTTCCGGCAAGCCCTAGGCCTGGAAACCCAATGCCATCGCCGCCAACGACGCTGTCATGGCTCCCATAACCTCAGCAGACTGACCACAGGCAGCACCCTGTATGACTTGGGTTCCCGGAACAGCAGGGCTGGACCCCTGACTGAGAATGGGGATCCAGGATTTCAGCAAGAAACAGATCTCTCCTGA